In Hydrogenoanaerobacterium saccharovorans, a single window of DNA contains:
- a CDS encoding carbohydrate ABC transporter permease, which yields MKKSAVTLLLPALLAVLVWMPLLFLAGGSFMGVVELTENLAPILTDSSGYASWRLLPQFPTLRPYIELLLDSPQFFVMFWNSVKLTLCILAGQFLVAVPAAWGFAQYRFPFKNFLFTLYVVLMLMPFQVMMVSSYLVLDRFSLLDTHAAIILPAVFSTFPVFIMHRFFCSIPNAVIESAALDGANKLQIFLYMGVPLGAPGILSALVLGFLEYWSLIEQPLTFLRNKTLWPLSLYLPNITADKAGLALAASVVMLIPAILVFLYGQSYLEQGIIAASVKE from the coding sequence ATGAAAAAATCGGCTGTAACATTGCTTTTACCTGCCCTGCTTGCCGTGCTGGTGTGGATGCCGCTGCTCTTTTTGGCGGGCGGTTCTTTTATGGGAGTAGTGGAACTTACCGAAAATTTGGCTCCTATACTTACCGATTCTTCGGGCTACGCTTCTTGGAGACTATTACCCCAATTCCCTACACTGCGCCCGTATATTGAACTTTTGCTCGATTCACCGCAGTTTTTTGTGATGTTTTGGAATTCGGTGAAACTGACACTTTGCATTCTTGCAGGTCAGTTTTTGGTGGCGGTGCCTGCAGCATGGGGCTTTGCGCAATATAGGTTTCCGTTCAAAAACTTTTTATTTACTTTATATGTGGTACTTATGCTGATGCCTTTTCAAGTAATGATGGTTTCAAGTTACCTTGTTTTGGACCGTTTCAGCCTTTTGGATACCCACGCTGCAATTATCCTGCCCGCAGTGTTTTCTACGTTCCCCGTATTCATCATGCACCGCTTTTTTTGCAGTATTCCAAACGCGGTTATCGAGTCGGCGGCACTGGACGGAGCAAACAAATTGCAAATCTTTTTGTATATGGGTGTACCGCTGGGTGCCCCCGGCATTCTCTCTGCACTGGTGCTTGGCTTTCTCGAATACTGGAGCCTTATCGAGCAGCCGCTTACCTTTTTGCGCAATAAAACTTTGTGGCCCTTATCGCTTTATTTGCCCAACATTACCGCAGATAAAGCAGGGCTGGCACTTGCCGCCTCGGTGGTGATGCTTATCCCCGCTATACTGGTATTTTTATATGGGCAAAGCTATCTTGAACAGGGCATTATTGCAGCGAGTGTAAAAGAGTAA